A stretch of the Panulirus ornatus isolate Po-2019 chromosome 10, ASM3632096v1, whole genome shotgun sequence genome encodes the following:
- the LOC139750847 gene encoding DNA repair protein RAD51 homolog 4-like isoform X2, whose amino-acid sequence MRLTVGMCPALTDEVLSKLKNAGIRNIMDFMLKDSEALAMETSDLQSIRRIIHAHYAAFAVPGDDLLGEAVRSAVVISTGNTNLDSLLGGGIMTGEMMEICGSWSAGKTSLCVNLAVHAALKLGLSTLYVDPLINISPLRLNHVVEALSEEEEVVEQALARIKVVTPSDVWGIFQALDLVRQPYFSVMGKNADSGAGGGANPMTGGGKIKLVIVDSLPSVLTPLLGRSQSQGRGIISHLATTLKSLASEQQLAVVVVNNVVQADFSSMKSHGDEPHSRWKPGLGRFWAHVPNTRLFIEREDNSSTLPDCQSNNPKPLNVNVTIWKSTRLKMANTKFSIFSS is encoded by the exons ATGCGTTTGACTGTTGGTATGTGTCCTGCTCTCACAGATGAAGTCTTGTCAAAATTAAAGAATGCAGGAATCAGAAATATTATGGACTTTATGTTGAAGGATTCAGAAGCTCTGGCAATGGAAACCTCA GACCTCCAAAGTATCCGACGAATAATTCATGCCCATTATGCTGCCTTTGCTGTCCCTGGGGATGATTTACTTGGGGAAGCTGTGCGAAGTGCAGTGGTCATTTCAACTGGCAACACAAA TCTGGACAGCCTGTTGGGTGGAGGTATAATGACTGGTGAGATGATGGAAATATGCGGTAGCTGGAGTGCTGGCAAAACTTCCCTTTGTGTGAACCTGGCTGTTCATGCTGCTCTCAAGCTGGGATTAAGTACTCTTTATGTTGACCCTTTGATCAATATTAGTCCTCTCAGACTGAACCATGTTGTAGAGGCATTATCTGAAGAAGAAGAG GTAGTGGAACAAGCTCTTGCTCGCATTAAGGTTGTAACACCCTCTGATGTATGGGGTATATTTCAAGCCCTTGATTTGGTTCGCCAGCCATACTTCTCAGTCATGGGAAAGAATGCAGAcagtggggcaggtggtggggcaAACCCAATGACTGGAGGAGGGAAAATTAAGTTAGTGATAGTGGATTCTCTGCCATCTGTTCTTACACCTCTCCTAGGAAGATCTCAGTCACAGG GTAGGGGCATAATATCTCATTTAGCTACCACACTAAAGAGTTTGGCTTCAGAGCAGCAGCTGGCAGTGGTGGTTGTTAATAATGTTGTACAAGCAGACTTTAGTAGTATGAAGAGCCACGGAGATGAACCCCATTCAAGGTGGAAACCAGGCCTTGGAAG GTTTTGGGCTCATGTACCAAACACACGCCTTTTTATTGAGAGGGAAGATAACTCATCTACCCTTCCAGACTGCCAAAGCAACAATCCAAAACCCTTGAATGTTAATGTGACCATTTGGAAGAGTACAAGACTGAAAATGGCAAATACTAAGTTTTCCATTTTCTCATCATGA
- the LOC139750847 gene encoding DNA repair protein RAD51 homolog 4-like isoform X1 — protein MRLTVGMCPALTDEVLSKLKNAGIRNIMDFMLKDSEALAMETSVSYKDLQSIRRIIHAHYAAFAVPGDDLLGEAVRSAVVISTGNTNLDSLLGGGIMTGEMMEICGSWSAGKTSLCVNLAVHAALKLGLSTLYVDPLINISPLRLNHVVEALSEEEEVVEQALARIKVVTPSDVWGIFQALDLVRQPYFSVMGKNADSGAGGGANPMTGGGKIKLVIVDSLPSVLTPLLGRSQSQGRGIISHLATTLKSLASEQQLAVVVVNNVVQADFSSMKSHGDEPHSRWKPGLGRFWAHVPNTRLFIEREDNSSTLPDCQSNNPKPLNVNVTIWKSTRLKMANTKFSIFSS, from the exons ATGCGTTTGACTGTTGGTATGTGTCCTGCTCTCACAGATGAAGTCTTGTCAAAATTAAAGAATGCAGGAATCAGAAATATTATGGACTTTATGTTGAAGGATTCAGAAGCTCTGGCAATGGAAACCTCAGTGAGTTATAAG GACCTCCAAAGTATCCGACGAATAATTCATGCCCATTATGCTGCCTTTGCTGTCCCTGGGGATGATTTACTTGGGGAAGCTGTGCGAAGTGCAGTGGTCATTTCAACTGGCAACACAAA TCTGGACAGCCTGTTGGGTGGAGGTATAATGACTGGTGAGATGATGGAAATATGCGGTAGCTGGAGTGCTGGCAAAACTTCCCTTTGTGTGAACCTGGCTGTTCATGCTGCTCTCAAGCTGGGATTAAGTACTCTTTATGTTGACCCTTTGATCAATATTAGTCCTCTCAGACTGAACCATGTTGTAGAGGCATTATCTGAAGAAGAAGAG GTAGTGGAACAAGCTCTTGCTCGCATTAAGGTTGTAACACCCTCTGATGTATGGGGTATATTTCAAGCCCTTGATTTGGTTCGCCAGCCATACTTCTCAGTCATGGGAAAGAATGCAGAcagtggggcaggtggtggggcaAACCCAATGACTGGAGGAGGGAAAATTAAGTTAGTGATAGTGGATTCTCTGCCATCTGTTCTTACACCTCTCCTAGGAAGATCTCAGTCACAGG GTAGGGGCATAATATCTCATTTAGCTACCACACTAAAGAGTTTGGCTTCAGAGCAGCAGCTGGCAGTGGTGGTTGTTAATAATGTTGTACAAGCAGACTTTAGTAGTATGAAGAGCCACGGAGATGAACCCCATTCAAGGTGGAAACCAGGCCTTGGAAG GTTTTGGGCTCATGTACCAAACACACGCCTTTTTATTGAGAGGGAAGATAACTCATCTACCCTTCCAGACTGCCAAAGCAACAATCCAAAACCCTTGAATGTTAATGTGACCATTTGGAAGAGTACAAGACTGAAAATGGCAAATACTAAGTTTTCCATTTTCTCATCATGA